One segment of Procambarus clarkii isolate CNS0578487 chromosome 1, FALCON_Pclarkii_2.0, whole genome shotgun sequence DNA contains the following:
- the LOC123754625 gene encoding PE-PGRS family protein PE_PGRS26-like: MTQGVVDDSAAATGGAAATGGAAATGGTAATGGAAATGGAAATGGTAATGGAAATGEGTAATGGAAATGGAAATGGTAATGEGAAATGEGAAATGGAAATGGAVATGGAAATGGGAAATGGAAAATGGAAATGGTTATGGAAATGRTAATGGTAATGGAAATGRTATTGGAAATGRTAATGGAAATGGAAVVAGSRGTKVPNY; this comes from the coding sequence ATGACCCAGGGTGTGGTTGATGACTCAGCAGCAGCCACGGGTGGAGCAGCAGCCACGGGTGGAGCAGCAGCCACGGGTGGAACAGCAGCCACGGGTGGAGCAGCAGCCACGGGTGGAGCAGCAGCCACGGGTGGAACAGCAGCCACGGGTGGAGCAGCAGCCACGGGTGAAGGAACAGCAGCCACGGGTGGAGCAGCAGCCACGGGTGGAGCAGCAGCCACGGGTGGAACAGCAGCCACGGGTGAAGGAGCAGCAGCCACGGGTGAAGGAGCAGCAGCCACGGGTGGAGCAGCTGCCACGGGTGGAGCAGTAGCCACGGGTGGAGCAGCAGCCACGGGTGGAGGAGCAGCAGCCAcgggtggagcagcagcagccacgGGTGGAGCAGCAGCCACGGGTGGAACAACAGCCACGGGTGGAGCAGCTGCCACGGGTAGAACAGCAGCCACGGGTGGAACAGCAGCCACGGGTGGAGCAGCTGCCACGGGTAGAACAGCAACCACGGGTGGAGCAGCTGCCACGGGTAGAACAGCAGCCACGGGTGGAGCAGCAGCCACGGGTGGAGCAGCAGTCGTGGCTGGGAGCCGTGGAACTAAAGTTCCAAATTACTGA
- the LOC138363450 gene encoding protein qua-1-like yields MDYRSGFKADSSFMLLFSFDRQGERDNGQGERDNGQGERDNGQGERDNGQGERDNGQGERDNGQGERDNGQGERDNGQGERDNGQGERDNGQGERDNGQGERDNGQGERDNGQGERDNGQGERDNGQGERDNGQGERDNGQGERDNGQGERDNGQGERDNGQGERDNGQGERDNGQGERDNGQGERDNGQGERDNGQGERDNGQGERDNGQGERDNGQGERDNGQGERDNGQGERDNGQGERDNGQGERDNGQGERDNGQGERDNDKLDILLY; encoded by the exons ATGGATTATCGCAGTGGTTTCAAAGCTGACAGCTCCTTCATGCTTTT ATTCAGCTTTGACCGTCAGGGTGAGCGAGACAATGGTCAGGGTGAGCGAGACAATGGTCAGGGTGAGCGAGACAATGGTCAGGGTGAGCGAGACAATGGTCAGGGTGAGCGAGACAATGGTCAGGGTGAGCGAGACAATGGTCAGGGTGAGCGAGACAATGGTCAGGGTGAGCGAGACAATGGTCAGGGTGAGCGAGACAATGGTCAGGGTGAGCGAGACAATGGTCAGGGTGAGCGAGACAATGGTCAGGGTGAGCGAGACAATGGTCAGGGTGAGCGAGACAATGGTCAGGGTGAGCGAGACAATGGTCAGGGTGAGCGAGACAATGGTCAGGGTGAGCGAGACAATGGTCAGGGTGAACGAGACAATGGTCAGGGTGAGCGAGACAATGGTCAGGGTGAGCGAGACAATGGTCAGGGTGAGCGAGACAATGGTCAGGGTGAGCGAGACAATGGTCAGGGTGAGCGAGACAATGGTCAGGGTGAGCGAGACAATGGTCAGGGTGAGCGAGACAATGGTCAGGGTGAGCGAGACAATGGTCAGGGTGAGCGAGACAATGGTCAGGGTGAGCGAGACAATGGTCAGGGTGAGCGAGACAATGGTCAGGGTGAGCGAGACAATGGTCAGGGTGAGCGAGACAATGGTCAGGGTGAGCGAGACAATGGTCAGGGTGAGCGAGACAATGGTCAGGGTGAGCGAGACAATGGTCAGGGTGAGCGAGACAATGGTCAGGGTGAGCGAGACAATGATAAATTGGATATTCTTCTTTACTGA